A window from Hemicordylus capensis ecotype Gifberg chromosome 2, rHemCap1.1.pri, whole genome shotgun sequence encodes these proteins:
- the C2H3orf62 gene encoding uncharacterized protein C3orf62 homolog isoform X2, with protein sequence MILMSGKDLVEKGTLSGEMSEKLSRCRKELTAAIDRAMEDLSVPFHHSPDSTRDQNIGLQIAQPLTPPHADLISHKGDPTSPTVYCPQQSLPISSAPEKENPLIKQNVIPVTTVSNTPCTKREPLTSKENTWLHPPIFMADRQFFISLEDGERKGYLSKTDERPMKSETDVTTSDVPQDSAKDLAESAIWPAESLQRKVDFENELQQICRISSELCPPEEALILGLDGTSRFRKVLEHSLEDEAIIETLLDMEEDYRLNSSTLHQLH encoded by the exons GTGAGATGTCTGAAAAGCTAAGCAGATGCCGGAAGGAGCTAACTGCAGCTATTGACAGAGCAATGGAAGATCTCTCAGTTCCTTTCCATCACTCCCCAGACAGCACCAGGGACCAGAACATTGGCTTACAAATAGCACAGCCCTTAACACCGCCACATGCAGATCTCATTAGTCACAAGGGAGACCCCACCTCACCCACTGTGTATTGCCCCCAGCAGTCTTTACCCATCTCCTCGGCTCCTGAAAAAGAGAATCCCCTCATCAAACAGAATGTCATTCCAGTGACTACGGTCTCCAACACTCCTTGTACAAAACGGGAACCACTGACAAGCAAGGAAAATACATGGTTGCATCCTCCAATTTTCATGGCAGATAGACAGTTTTTCATCAGCTTAGAAGACGGTGAGAGAAAAGGATATCTAAG CAAAACTGATGAAAGGCCAATGAAGTCAGAAACAGATGTAACTACCAGTGATGTTCCTCAAGACAGTGCAAAAGATCTTGCTGAGAGTG CTATTTGGCcagcagaatcactgcaaaggAAAGTGGATTTTGAGAACGAACTGCAACAAATATGTAGGATCTCAAGTGAACTCTGTCCTCCAGAAGAAGCCTTAATCTTGGGTCTGGATGGGACAAGCAGGTTTAGAAAGGTCCTGGAGCACAGCCTGGAGGATGAAGCTATTATTGAAACACTACTGGATATGGAAGAAGATTACAGACTGAACAGCTCCACCCTGCACCAGCTGCACTAG
- the C2H3orf62 gene encoding uncharacterized protein C3orf62 homolog isoform X1, protein MSEKLSRCRKELTAAIDRAMEDLSVPFHHSPDSTRDQNIGLQIAQPLTPPHADLISHKGDPTSPTVYCPQQSLPISSAPEKENPLIKQNVIPVTTVSNTPCTKREPLTSKENTWLHPPIFMADRQFFISLEDGERKGYLSKTDERPMKSETDVTTSDVPQDSAKDLAESAIWPAESLQRKVDFENELQQICRISSELCPPEEALILGLDGTSRFRKVLEHSLEDEAIIETLLDMEEDYRLNSSTLHQLH, encoded by the exons ATGTCTGAAAAGCTAAGCAGATGCCGGAAGGAGCTAACTGCAGCTATTGACAGAGCAATGGAAGATCTCTCAGTTCCTTTCCATCACTCCCCAGACAGCACCAGGGACCAGAACATTGGCTTACAAATAGCACAGCCCTTAACACCGCCACATGCAGATCTCATTAGTCACAAGGGAGACCCCACCTCACCCACTGTGTATTGCCCCCAGCAGTCTTTACCCATCTCCTCGGCTCCTGAAAAAGAGAATCCCCTCATCAAACAGAATGTCATTCCAGTGACTACGGTCTCCAACACTCCTTGTACAAAACGGGAACCACTGACAAGCAAGGAAAATACATGGTTGCATCCTCCAATTTTCATGGCAGATAGACAGTTTTTCATCAGCTTAGAAGACGGTGAGAGAAAAGGATATCTAAG CAAAACTGATGAAAGGCCAATGAAGTCAGAAACAGATGTAACTACCAGTGATGTTCCTCAAGACAGTGCAAAAGATCTTGCTGAGAGTG CTATTTGGCcagcagaatcactgcaaaggAAAGTGGATTTTGAGAACGAACTGCAACAAATATGTAGGATCTCAAGTGAACTCTGTCCTCCAGAAGAAGCCTTAATCTTGGGTCTGGATGGGACAAGCAGGTTTAGAAAGGTCCTGGAGCACAGCCTGGAGGATGAAGCTATTATTGAAACACTACTGGATATGGAAGAAGATTACAGACTGAACAGCTCCACCCTGCACCAGCTGCACTAG
- the EMC3 gene encoding ER membrane protein complex subunit 3: MSEPELLLDSNIRLWVVLPIVFITFFVGMIRHYVSILLQSDKKLTQEQVSDSQVLIRSRVLRENGKYIPKQSFLMRKYFFNNPDDGFFKKTKRKVVPPSPMTDPTMLTDMMKGNVTNVLPMILIGGWINMTFSGFVTTKVPFPLTLRFKPMLQQGIELLTLDASWVSSASWYFLNVFGLRSIYTLILGQDNAADQSRVMQEQMTGAAMAMPADTNKAFKTEWEALELTDHQWALEDVEEELMAKDLRFEGMFKEELQTSMF, encoded by the exons ATGAGTGAACCAGAGTTGTTGCTGGACTCCAACATTCGACTATGGGTTGTGCTTCCCATAGTCTTCATAACTTTCTTTGTGGGAATGATTCGCCACTATGTGTCCATCCTGCTGCAGAGTGACAAAAAACTCACACAGGAGCAGGTGTCTGATAG CCAAGTCCTAATTCGAAGTAGAGTTCTCAGAGAAAATGGAAAGTACATTCCAAAGCAG TCTTTTCTGATGAGGAAGTATTTCTTCAATAATCCTGATGATGGATTCTTTAAGAAGACTAAAAGGAAAGTTGTGCCTCCTTCCCCAATGACAG ATCCTACCATGCTAACTGATATGATGAAGGGGAATGTAACTAATGTACTGCCCATGATTTTAATTGGTGGCTGGATCAACATGACCTTCTCAGGTTTTGTCACAA CAAAGGTCCCTTTTCCTTTGACACTGCGTTTTAAACCAATGCTACAGCAAGGTATTGAGTTGCTTACTTTGGATGCATCCTG GGTAAGCTCTGCTTCCTGGTATTTTCTAAATGTGTTTGGACTTCGAAGCATTTATACCCTCATTCTTGGCCAAGATAATG CTGCAGATCAATCCAGAGTAATGCAGGAGCAGATGACAGGGGCAGCAATGGCTATGCCTGCAGATACTAATAAAGCTTTCAAG ACAGAATGGGAGGCTCTGGAATTGACTGACCATCAGTGGGCACTAGAAGATGTTGAAGAAGAACTCATGGCTAAAGACCTCCGCTTTGAAGGCATGTTTAAAGAGGAACTGCAGACATCAATGTTCTGA